A genomic stretch from Glaciecola nitratireducens FR1064 includes:
- a CDS encoding type II and III secretion system protein, which yields MRSNYKIIGKHTRKLIQPLTILFVILIMSGCATLGGPAAKLAKQDDETFSKPMRPAKIIEVDELVDDSDLLAVTNQNNDNAGTIKSRSTPTLSIEQKANIANDVVIPKLDSAKMISRLSFNNMSVSAFINEIFGNQLGLSFVIEPKVANASDLVTMRLASEVNQQALYKIATQTLAPYGVTTSLNENIIVFAFSENASAQDTPLLVSGRALPEVPFTNRPLFYAYPVKSVNARNILGYINQLFNSNELTTQHDVFSNSLIFQGQKAKIEQAVAAAKLFDRPEMSGMYSVILEPQISDVKTLSSNLEKVLKTEGFNVGIADQPGVAIRLLPLESVNQLIVFAKSREVLTHIENWADKIEVEKQSEIEDGLFFYPVQRTLASHIVGVLGQLGVANYSAPSGESDSQDGANRSLSRPINNPQRNNVGQSNSGQNAGQNGNYTVDEQLNTILFSGSGKQWQKALPIIKKLDKPAPSVMVEVILVEVQLNDSEETGVEWLANSSLGDFDLSFGTLGSLGLKGSGLNLFGLDNAGNTRAAINAFYKNDRANIRSRPRIMVKSGGEASIDVGNEIPVVTSTSQSTTDSNAPNIQNVQYRKTGVILDIKPTVHASGFVDIEINQELSEATESTSAGNPVILNRSISTTVTLRDGGSVLIGGLISSTSSEGSQGVPILGRLPLIGKLFRSDNNAQDRTELMIMIIPYILDTPGEAEALTDELQMQRIQSFN from the coding sequence ATGAGATCCAATTACAAAATTATCGGTAAACACACCCGCAAACTCATTCAACCTTTAACAATCCTATTTGTTATTTTGATTATGAGTGGTTGCGCTACGCTAGGGGGCCCTGCTGCTAAATTAGCCAAACAAGACGATGAAACATTTTCCAAGCCAATGCGTCCTGCCAAAATAATTGAAGTGGATGAACTCGTTGATGATTCTGATTTATTAGCAGTTACCAATCAAAATAATGATAATGCAGGCACTATAAAAAGTCGGTCTACACCAACTTTAAGCATTGAACAAAAAGCAAATATTGCAAACGACGTCGTTATTCCAAAACTTGACAGCGCTAAAATGATCAGCCGATTGAGTTTTAACAATATGTCGGTTAGTGCGTTTATTAACGAAATTTTTGGTAACCAGTTAGGGCTAAGTTTTGTTATTGAACCAAAAGTAGCAAATGCGTCTGACTTAGTGACCATGCGCTTAGCATCCGAAGTAAACCAACAAGCACTTTACAAGATTGCAACCCAGACTCTAGCACCTTATGGTGTAACAACATCATTAAATGAAAACATTATCGTGTTTGCTTTTTCAGAAAACGCGAGTGCTCAAGACACCCCCTTGTTGGTTAGCGGCCGCGCTTTGCCTGAGGTACCATTTACTAATCGCCCATTATTTTACGCTTACCCAGTCAAGTCTGTGAATGCGCGGAATATACTTGGTTATATTAATCAATTGTTCAACAGTAATGAACTGACAACGCAACATGATGTTTTTAGTAATTCCTTAATTTTTCAAGGACAAAAAGCAAAAATAGAGCAGGCTGTTGCAGCTGCGAAATTATTTGATAGACCAGAAATGAGCGGTATGTATAGCGTGATTTTGGAACCTCAAATAAGTGATGTAAAAACCTTGTCGAGTAATCTCGAAAAAGTCCTCAAAACCGAAGGTTTTAATGTTGGGATTGCTGATCAACCTGGCGTCGCCATTCGCTTACTGCCCTTAGAAAGTGTGAACCAACTTATCGTATTTGCAAAATCTCGTGAAGTATTGACGCACATAGAAAACTGGGCTGATAAAATTGAAGTTGAAAAGCAAAGTGAAATAGAAGACGGCTTGTTTTTCTACCCCGTACAACGAACCCTCGCAAGTCATATTGTTGGCGTTCTTGGTCAACTTGGTGTGGCAAATTACAGTGCACCTAGCGGCGAATCAGATTCACAAGATGGCGCAAATAGAAGTCTGTCACGACCAATTAATAATCCTCAACGCAATAACGTTGGACAGTCAAATAGCGGGCAAAACGCCGGACAAAACGGGAATTATACGGTCGACGAACAACTCAACACCATCTTATTTAGTGGTAGCGGAAAACAGTGGCAAAAAGCGCTTCCTATTATTAAAAAGCTCGACAAACCTGCTCCCTCAGTGATGGTAGAAGTAATTTTAGTTGAGGTGCAACTCAATGATTCTGAAGAAACGGGCGTGGAATGGTTAGCCAATTCTTCTTTGGGTGATTTTGATTTAAGCTTTGGTACGCTAGGAAGTTTAGGTTTGAAAGGCTCCGGTCTTAATCTTTTTGGATTAGATAATGCAGGCAACACTCGCGCGGCAATTAATGCATTTTATAAAAATGACCGAGCAAATATTAGGTCGCGCCCCAGAATTATGGTCAAAAGCGGTGGTGAAGCATCTATCGATGTTGGTAATGAGATACCCGTTGTAACCTCAACAAGCCAAAGTACCACTGACAGCAATGCGCCTAATATTCAGAATGTGCAATACCGAAAAACCGGGGTAATTTTAGATATCAAACCCACAGTGCATGCTTCAGGTTTTGTTGATATTGAAATTAATCAAGAGTTAAGCGAGGCGACTGAATCGACGTCTGCAGGTAATCCGGTTATTTTAAACCGAAGTATCAGCACAACAGTCACACTCAGAGACGGTGGCTCAGTGTTAATTGGTGGCTTAATTTCTTCTACTTCTAGTGAAGGTTCACAAGGCGTTCCAATCTTGGGGCGCTTGCCGTTAATTGGCAAACTATTTCGCAGTGATAACAATGCTCAAGACAGAACCGAATTAATGATTATGATCATACCGTACATTTTAGATACACCGGGAGAAGCAGAAGCTTTGACCGATGAATTACAAATGCAACGCATTCAATCGTTCAATTAA